Genomic segment of Microcebus murinus isolate Inina chromosome 14, M.murinus_Inina_mat1.0, whole genome shotgun sequence:
AACAGTATGTTTCAAGCACTTCACGACGACGGTTCACAATGGCAAAGCCTGCAGCTTCTCCATTTGGAGGGTCACATTTTCTACTCGGTTTCCTTCACTTACAAAGGCGAGCTGgcatggctgggggaggggcaatgGGAGGAAATCAACTCCCTCTATCCAGGGAATTGCAGCTGTTATTGCAAATGGCCCCAGAGAGCCCATTATAAACTGCTATGCAAGGCTGTGTGTCCCTGGAGTGTCCATCACGTGGggtctccccagcccccagcccaggcacccAGGATCGCCAGCGCCACCCACTTCAGCAGGACAGGAGAGCCCAGGGACCTAGGGCCACGTCTCAGGACAGTTTCCGTGAAAGCTGGGAGCGTGGCCAGGGACAGTGGTCGCCCGCAGGCAGCTCAGCACGTCCCTGCCTCCCCACACCCGGGGTGGTAGCGGCGCGCTCGTGTCCTCAAGAGACTCCAGCACTTGGCAAAACACCGCGCTCTTCTCCGAGTACAGGCAGAACCCAGCTACTCTGCTCTGCTTGAGCCCCGCAACCCAACCCTGAGCGCGCCCAGGAAACAGTGACCTTGAACCCAAGGAGGGGCGAACCGGCTGTGGAAACACGCTTGAGAGAACATAGGGTTCACGCCGCGCCTCACTCTACCCTTCCACCATTCAACACCCGCCCCCACCTCCTATCCCACCCTTGGCGTACAGCCTTCCCCCGCCACTCTGAAAAAGACAGACAGTTGCAAAGAGAGGGCAGAGGTTACTCCTATTCACCCCCAAGAGGGTCCTTTCATGGTACCGCATGTTTTATATTAAGAACCCCAAAAGACACAAGATGGGCTTTTAAAAAAGTGTCATGAATTTTCAAGTCTGGCAGATTCGGGTACTCCCTGAAATTATCATCTACTCATGTTCGCCTCCCCCAAAGTGGATCAGGAACCGGCCCTGAAAAGGTAAAGTAACTGGGATCATCCTCCGTGGTTACGGCGCACCGTGATTCTGAGAAGTGGCCTGTGGCCACATGGTCGCCGGCCCCTGTGGTCCGAGGGCCCCGAGAAGCTGTGCGGAACTGCACGCTCTGCGGCCAGGTCGGGTCACGCCAAATAAGGAGTCCTACTGACTGTGAGGTTGGGGTGCGCTCTGCAAATTCTGCCTTAAATAGGGCCAGTCAAGTCCTGTATTTCAAATAGATTGGGGCCCTTGCCCTCAGCTCCCCGCGAAACATTCTCGATTTTTCAGTTCCTCGTCTTCATTAGCTTATTTCTCCCGCTTCCAAAAGAAAGAGTTCtccaccagcctgagcaggacAGGGGCCCTCCAGGGAACCCCCTGCCCTCCAGTCAGAGGCTGGCACTGTGGCTACCCCCCGGCGTGTTAGCTGCCGGGGACAAGAAGGCCGTCGCCAGTTCTGAGCTGCGCCCTCTCGGACGCGCCAGGGTCACTGCAGGCGGCGCGAGGGCTGCGGGGCGAAGGGGGTTCATGCACTGGGGCCGAGAGAGGCCCTGGGAACGGGCGTTGGGGAAGTTTTGCATGTAACTGCAGCCGTCGCGAATGAAGCCTCCGCACGGCCTCCTTGATGAGGTTTCCTGAGAGCACGAGCTGCTGCAGGAGCCGGTGCGGGTCATCGTCGCTTGTGTGGGTCTCGGGTTGGGACCCGCGTCGCTGCTGCAGGCGGCGGGACGCGGCAGCGCCCCGGAGCCATCCTCGCCGGCACGGACCTGACAGCGGCTGTGAGACGCCCCGCTTGCCAGCTCCCGGAGGCCCATCATGGCCGGGCTGAAGGGGCAGTGGGGACAGTGCGGTGGGGCCTGCGGTGAGCTCGGCCACGCAGTAGGGCGCAGCCCGACCCCGCACGCGCCCGCGGTCCCCAAGGGCGCAGCGCAGAGCCCCAGGGGGCGCAGGGCCCACGGCCTCGGCCGACGcgggcggcagcagcagcagcggcaccGCCGGGGCCCGGGCCTTGTCCGCCGGCACCGCCGCCAGGGGCTGCGGGGGCCGCAGCGGTGCCCCCGGGGGCGCGCACGGGGAGGCCGGGCTGTCCTGCGCCGCGTCCAGCTGCAGCGTCTCGCCGATCTGGGCCACCAGCCGGTCCACCTCGCCCGAGCTGCCCAGCGTCACCGACTGCTCCAGCAGGAGGAAgctgtcctcctcctcttcctccccctccgcTTCCTCGCcggcttcctcttcctcctccctccggCACGGCATGGCCCTCCGCGCGGACACCCGGGGCTCTGCGGGCGTCGCTGGCGGCTCGGCTGCCCGCGGGTTCGGCGGGCCGCGGCAGAGCCGGGCGcggcgctggggctggggctggggctggggccggggccgggcggaCGCGGAAGCCGGAGCCCGCCAGGCACTCGTGCCGCGCGCCTCAGTCGCGGGAGCCGGAATCCTGCCGGCTCGGGTTGATTTGTAAACAATGGGTGACGTCGCGCCGGGCCCTACCACCGCGCCCGGGCGGGGGCGCTGGGCCGTTGTGGGGGCGGAGCGCCGGCAAGACTGGGCTTCATAGTGAAGGCTGGCTGCCTCCGACCCACAGAGCTCAGTGTGCCGAGTCTGTGGGCGCGCTGGGGAGCGGATCCGGGCTCGCTCGGCCGAGCGTGATTGGCATTTCCAGAAGATGCACACCGGCGTGGACTCTGTTGGTTTCTTccacacacaagcacatacactgacacacacacacccacccccacacacaccccgtCTCTTCGTGCGTCAACTCGGTTTTTTGCGTTTGCTCTTTTGAGGTCTGGGGTGCCGGCGTCTGGCGAGGCTGGAAAGGAGAGGGAGTCAGGCTGGATAGGGATCTGTGTGGAGATTTAGTGGGATGAGGCCAGGGGGGATGGAAAGGAAGAAGCGGACCCTGTTGTGCGATGGAGGTGGTGGAGTTGGAAATGGCAAAGAAAGGCCACAGATTAACGTTTCCTGATCCGGAGGGAGCTGAACTGAGGTTAACATTGCTGGAGAGGAGGAGGCTGCTAGTCTTGAGAAGGGCTGTGCCTAGAAAGTGTTTTAAAGAATGCCCCATGAGCAAATGTTAATAttgggaaaaaagacaaaaaaaaaaaaaaaagaatgccccAGCCCACTAGGGGAGGATCCCTGCTGAGAGTATAGTTGGAGAGGAAAATAATGAGCTATTTGGATGAAAATGAGATATGGTCCATCTTAATCTTTCAAGATGTTACGACTGACTTAATAGTTAACTAAGACTTCATTTTTTATAAGGCAGAGGGTCAGAAAATGTTTCTGTAGTGGCATGTAGCCTGAATCCTTTTAGATCTTTATTCAAAATCCCAAATCCCTCAGGCCTAATTTCCAAACACTACAGCTGTAGGTAGACTTTGGTGTTCCAGCCTTTAAAAGCCAacctgggggccgggcgcggtggctcacgcctgtaatcctagcactctgggaggcctgaggtgggcagattgctcaaggtcaggagtttgaaaccagcctgagcaagagtgagaccccgtctctactacaaatagaaagaaattaattggccaactaaaaatatatagaaaaaaattagccgggcatggtggcacatgcctgtaatcccagctgctcgggaggctgaggcagtaggatttcttgagcccaggagtttgaagttgctgtgagctaggctgaccccatggcactttagcttgggcaacaaagtgagactcttgtctaaaaagaaaaaaaaaaaaaagccaaccatggattgtggtgatggttgcacaactcagTCAATTTACTATAAATCATTgaatgtacactttaaatgagtgaattttatgatatgtaaattatacatcaataaagttgtttaaaaaattagccacaaAGCACTCACACAGAAAGACAGCAGCCAACTAGGAGTTTGGACTATGAGAAAGGCAGTAGGGAGATCCAGATAAGTAGAAAACAGGGTCTTGGTAGGCATTTCCAAGGATAATAATGACAGAAGCAAATCTTCAGGAAGGGATGAGATGGAGGGAATAGGTGGgagagttggttttttttttttttttttttttggtttttttttttgagacagagtcttactttgttgcccaggctagagggagtgccatggcgtcagcctggctcacagcaacctcaatctccggggctcagggatcctactgcctcagcctcccgagtagctgggattacaggcatgcgccaccatgcctggctaattttttctatatatatttttagttggtcaattaatttatttctatttttggtagagacggggtctcgctcaggctggtttcaaactcctgaccttgagcaatccgcctgcctctgcctcccaaagtgctaggattacaggcgtgagccgccacgcccggccggAGAGTTGGTTTTAAAAGAGTTGGGGAGCCTGGTGCAgtggtgcacctatagtcccagctgctcaggaggctgaggccagaggatcccttgagcccaggagttcaagaccagcctaggcaacatttCAAGACcctcatttctaaaaaatgaatgaatgaatacaaattaaaaagaaagaattgggtTCATTTTTGTGAAATGTGGAGGGAAGAATGTGAGAACAGAAGAAGAGGCAGTTGGAAAGCCATTGAATTTCTAAAGCTAGGAAATCTGGACTTCTACAAGATGTCATAAAATTCATCACCTCattttagtggattccttaggattgtctatatacaagatcatgttatctgcaaagaGAGAGTTTTGCTTCCTCCTTTCAATATTTGGAtgtcctttgttttctttcttttttgcctaatTGCCTTGGCTAGAACCTCTAAAACAACGTCAAACAGAAATGGCtagagcagacatccttgtcttattccccATCTGAGATTAAAGTACTGAGTCTTTTACCATTCGGTATGATCTTAGCTGCGGGTTTTTTCATAGATGGCTTTATTAGGCTGAGGATATTCCCATCTATTCCTGGTTggttaagtgtttttatcatgaaagggtcaTTTCCTCCTTTTAAATCATTATTCATTTGAGAGTGTGGTCACAGCCATTTATTAGTGATAGTATTCAAAACCTgataatttaaaacttaagatgaaaataattagTGGCAGTTtgcaatttgtgttttttattctttggCTCAAAATGTATAAGTCTTATACATTGTTGTGGGCATGAAAAATGTTACAACCACTTTGGAACAAGGTCTGGCggttttcttaaaaaactaaacatgtacCTACCCTAGAACATAGTTGTGATCCTAGATATttaactaagagaaaaaaaatacatgagtgCATATTAAGGCCTACAGGGAGGTGATCATAGCAGTTGtattcataaaagcaaaaaactCTCCTGAGCTCTAGCTGTTTTAGGCAGTGTGTGGTGTCTCAGAGCCCAGAGCAGTATTATGGGCTGATTTCATTACTGGGTTACTCAGAACCAGATTGGAAGGTTTGTTTCCCAGTGCTGCTCTGTAGCCTGGATCTGTGGACCCTGGTTGTAAAGAGTAAACTGTATCTTAGGAAACCAGTGTCACCTTcttttcaccttttaattttatattatttgtgtcATACATTTCCTGTAATGGAGGTGTtaattttactgtactttttgCTACCTTTTTGGAATCTAATgtaaggtattaaaaaaaaaaactaaccttGAAACTGTCCAGGTGctcatcaacaggtgaatggataaacagccTATGGTATATTCATACCATGATGGTGACAGAATACAGCATCAAAAAGGACTGTCTACTGCTGCCTGTCGTAACATAGATGAAGTTCAAAAACAGtatactaggccgggcgctgtggctcacgcctgtaatcctagctcttgggaggccgaggcgggcggattgctcaaggtcaggagttcaaaaccagcctgagcaagagcgagaccccgtctctactataaatagaaagaaattaattggccaactgatatatatataaaaaattagccgggcatcgtggcgcatgcctgtagtcccagctactcgggaggctgaggcagaaggatcactggagcctaggagtttgaggttgctgtgagctaggctgacgccacggcactcactctagcctggacaacaaagcgagactctgtctcaaaaaaaaaaaaaaaacagtatactaagtcaaagaagccagacaacAAAGGGCATATAttgttaatatgttaatatatgttaatttgaagttctagaaaaggcaaaataatttaCAGTGGGAAAAATATCAGAAGACTGATTGCTTTTGAGGGTGGCGCTGGGGTGGGACTGATTCTCTGAAGAGGTCTGAGGGAACTTTAGGGGTGgtggtggaaatgttctgtattctGATATCTTGATTCGGGTTTCATAGGCGTAGGTATGGGTTAAAACTCATTGAATGGTACATTTAAGAATTCAtcctttggccgggcgctgtggctcacgcctgtaatcctagctcttgggaggccgaggcgggcggattgctcaaggtcaggagttcaaaaccaacctgagcaagagcgagaccccgtctctactataaatagaaagaaattaattggccaactgatatatatataaaaaaaaaattagccgggcatggtggcgtatgcctgtagtcccagctacccgggaggctgaggcagaaggatcactcgagcccaggagtttgaggttgctgtgagctaggctgacgccacggcactcactctagcctgggcaacaaagcgagactctgtctcaaaaaaaaaaaaaaaaaaaaaaaaaaaaaaaagaattcatcctttgtaaattttacatgaaaagaaaaaactataaacaaacaCTGAATTCTAGTTAATAATAGGCTTGCTGATAAGTTTAGGATGAGATGATCTGATGTTTGCAATTTATTCTGAAATGCACTAAAATGTGAGATGGATTAAtatatgaatgaaagaatgattgcacaggtatatgtatatatgtcataaaacatgtataataaaatgttaatgttacCATGCGACCCATCAATTCTACTTTTAGGTAAATACCtgagagaactgaaaacatatgttcacataaaaacttgtacacaaatgttgatgcaccattattctttttttttttatttcggcatattatgggggtacaatttttaagttttcaataaatgctctttcccctcctccccccacaagtctgagtttccagcatgaacatcccccagatggtgcacatctcactcattatgtatgtatatacccgcctcccccccccccccgcccccctcccacctgcccaataccctattactgtagtacctatgtgtccacttaggtgctgctcagttaataccagtttgctggtgagtatatgtggtgcttgtttttccattcttgggatacttcacttagtagtatgagttccagctctaaccaggaaaatataagatgtgctatatcaccgttgtttcttagagctgaatagtactccatggtatacatataccacattttattaatctattcttggattgatgggcacttgggctgtttccacagtcttgcaattatgaattgtcctgctataaacattcgagtttaggtgtcttttttgtagagtgtcattggatcttttgggtagatggccagtaatgggattgctggatcaaatggtagatccactggtattgctttaaggtatctccatattgctttccacagaggttgaactagttatGCACCATTATTCTTGAAAACCAATAAGTGGAAACAATCCCGATGTTCATcagctgataaatggataaataaaatgtatattcatacaatggaatattattcaccataaaaaggaatgaagtactgacatatgctataacatggatgaaacttgaaaacattatgctgagtgaaaggagccagatacaaaaggcaacatattgcatgattccatttatatgaaatgtccagaatagacaaatcc
This window contains:
- the FRAT1 gene encoding proto-oncogene FRAT1, which encodes MPCRREEEEEAGEEAEGEEEEEDSFLLLEQSVTLGSSGEVDRLVAQIGETLQLDAAQDSPASPCAPPGAPLRPPQPLAAVPADKARAPAVPLLLLPPASAEAVGPAPPGALRCALGDRGRVRGRAAPYCVAELTAGPTALSPLPLQPGHDGPPGAGKRGVSQPLSGPCRRGWLRGAAASRRLQQRRGSQPETHTSDDDPHRLLQQLVLSGNLIKEAVRRLHSRRLQLHAKLPQRPFPGPLSAPVHEPPSPRSPRAACSDPGASERAQLRTGDGLLVPGS